The Megalops cyprinoides isolate fMegCyp1 chromosome 12, fMegCyp1.pri, whole genome shotgun sequence genome contains a region encoding:
- the LOC118787368 gene encoding peptidase M20 domain-containing protein 2-like: MAPTGVVASEKLQEWKLKADRCIDEAKDKLFTLSKDIWSCPEVAYEEKQSHERLVRFFSEEKGWKVEGHYNLPTAFRATWGPFGGKDGDDVVNIGFLCEYDALPGIGHACGHNLIAEVGAASALGLKGVLESEPGTPVRVKVTVLGTPAEEEGGGKVDLILAGAFEGLDVVFMAHPSQEDAVYLPDMAVHDVTVKYHGKASHAAAYPWEGVNALDAAVLAYSSLSTLRQQLKPDWRLHGIIKHGGLKPNIIPAYSELEFYLRTPKHKDLSSLRTKAEMCFKSAAMATGCEVEIVFAKHEYHNILRNLTLDQLYEANGKALGMEFTTDQTVLNTPSGSTDFGNVSGVVPGIHPYFYIGSTALNHTEEYTAAAGSEKAQFYTLRTAKALTMTALDLLLRPELLRRVKEEFARAVLRG; encoded by the exons ATGGCGCCCACAGGCGTTGTGGCAAGTGAAAAGTTGCAAGAATGGAAACTTAAAGCTGACAGGTGTATAGACGAAGCCAAAGACAAACTCTTCACTCTGAGCAAAGACATATGGAGTTGTCCAGAGGTTGCTTATGAGGAAAAACAGTCACATGAGAGACTGGTCCGTTTCTTCTCGGAGGAGAAAGGATGGAAAGTCGAAGGCCACTACAATCTGCCCACCGCATTTCGGGCGACATGGGGACCTTTCGGCGGTAAAGACGGCGACGATGTTGTGAACATCGGGTTTCTTTGTGAGTACGACGCGTTGCCCGGCATCGGCCATGCATGCGGGCATAACCTGATAGCAGAGGTGGGCGCTGCCTCGGCACTGGGGCTGAAGGGCGTGCTGGAGAGCGAACCTGGCACTCCTGTCCGTGTGAAG GTGACTGTGCTGGGCACTCCGGCAGAGGAGGAAGGCGGGGGTAAGGTAGACCTGATCTTGGCGGGGGCGTTTGAGGGCCTGGATGTGGTCTTCATGGCACACCCATCACAAGAGGATGCTGTCTACCTCCCAGACATGGCCGTGCATGA tgtgaCTGTGAAGTACCACGGGAAAGCCTCGCACGCGGCCGCGTACCCTTGGGAAGGGGTGAACGCGCTGGATGCAGCTGTCCTGGCCTACTCCAGCCTGTCCACTCTCAGACAGCAGCTCAAGCCTGACTGGAGACTCCACG GTATCATTAAGCATGGTGGGTTGAAGCCCAACATCATCCCAGCTTATTCTGAGCTGGAGTTCTACCTGCGGACTCCCAAACACAAAGACCTGTCCAGCCTTAGAACCAAGGCAGAGATGTGCTTCAAgtctgctgccatggcaacagggtGCGAG GTTGAAATAGTGTTTGCAAAGCATGAGTACCACAACATTCTCCGCAACCTCACGCTGGACCAGCTGTACGAAGCGAATGGGAAGGCCCTTGGAATGGAGTTCACCACAGACCAGACGGTTCTGAACACACCCTCTG GCTCCACTGACTTTGGCAATGTGTCAGGCGTGGTTCCAGGGATACACCCCTATTTCTATATTGGCTCCACCGCCCTGAACCACACCGAGGAGTACACCGCTGCTGCAG GCTCGGAGAAGGCTCAGTTCTACACCCTGCGGACGGCCAAGGCCCTGACCATGACAGCGCTGGACCTGCTGCTCCGCCCGGAGCTCCTGAGGAGGGTGAAGGAGGAGTTCGCCCGGGCCGTGCtgagggggtag